From a region of the Corvus cornix cornix isolate S_Up_H32 chromosome 2, ASM73873v5, whole genome shotgun sequence genome:
- the CRYGN gene encoding gamma-crystallin N isoform X1, giving the protein MGVWLYPRSSPRAHSPPSPQITFYEGKCFTGRKLDLCGSCSSFQDQGFLNRVNSICVQSGAWVCFDHPDFRGQQYILEHGEYPDFYRWNGRSDHLGSCRPVGMHGEHYRIEIFEGSHFRGPSLELTEDCSFLQGQGWDKTCINALKVYGDGAWVLYEEPNYRGRMYVVERGEFSSFNAWQARSASVQSIRRVVNYF; this is encoded by the exons ATGGGAGTCTGGCTGTATCCCCGCTCCTCACCGCGGGCCcattctcctccctccccccagaTCACTTTCTACGAAGGCAAATGCTTCACAGGCAGGAAGCTGGACCTCTgcggcagctgcagcagcttccaggaCCAAGGTTTCCTCAACCGGGTCAACTCCATCTGCGTCCAGAGTGGAGCCTGGGTCTGCTTTGACCACCCCGACTTCCGAGGGCAGCAGTACATCCTGGAGCACGGCGAGTATCCCGATTTCTACCGCTGGAATGGACGCAGTGACCACCTGGGCTCCTGCCGGCCCGTCGGGATG CACGGCGAGCATTACAGGATCGAAATATTCGAGGGGAGCCATTTTAGGggtcccagcctggagctgacAGAAGactgctccttcctgcagggaCAAGGCTGGGACAAGACCTGCATCAATGCCCTCAAAGTGTACGGTGACGGCGC GTGGGTGCTGTACGAGGAGCCCAACTACCGAGGCCGCATGTACGTGGTGGAGCGCGGCGAGTTCAGCAGCTTCAACGCGTGGCAGGCGCGCAGCGCCAGCGTCCAGTCCATCAGGAGAGTTGTCAACTACTTCTAG
- the CRYGN gene encoding gamma-crystallin N isoform X2, whose amino-acid sequence MSQYSGKITFYEGKCFTGRKLDLCGSCSSFQDQGFLNRVNSICVQSGAWVCFDHPDFRGQQYILEHGEYPDFYRWNGRSDHLGSCRPVGMHGEHYRIEIFEGSHFRGPSLELTEDCSFLQGQGWDKTCINALKVYGDGAWVLYEEPNYRGRMYVVERGEFSSFNAWQARSASVQSIRRVVNYF is encoded by the exons ATGTCTCAATACTCAGGAAAA aTCACTTTCTACGAAGGCAAATGCTTCACAGGCAGGAAGCTGGACCTCTgcggcagctgcagcagcttccaggaCCAAGGTTTCCTCAACCGGGTCAACTCCATCTGCGTCCAGAGTGGAGCCTGGGTCTGCTTTGACCACCCCGACTTCCGAGGGCAGCAGTACATCCTGGAGCACGGCGAGTATCCCGATTTCTACCGCTGGAATGGACGCAGTGACCACCTGGGCTCCTGCCGGCCCGTCGGGATG CACGGCGAGCATTACAGGATCGAAATATTCGAGGGGAGCCATTTTAGGggtcccagcctggagctgacAGAAGactgctccttcctgcagggaCAAGGCTGGGACAAGACCTGCATCAATGCCCTCAAAGTGTACGGTGACGGCGC GTGGGTGCTGTACGAGGAGCCCAACTACCGAGGCCGCATGTACGTGGTGGAGCGCGGCGAGTTCAGCAGCTTCAACGCGTGGCAGGCGCGCAGCGCCAGCGTCCAGTCCATCAGGAGAGTTGTCAACTACTTCTAG